The Microlunatus antarcticus DNA segment CGGCGGCCGGGGTGACCTCGATGCACTCGTCACCGCGGCAGAACTCGAGCGCCTGCTCCATCGCCATGTTCTTCGGCGGGATCAGCCGCTCCAGCTCGTCACCTGTGGAGGAGCGCACGTTGGTGAGCTTCTTCTCGCGGGTGATGTTGACGTCCATGTCGTCGGAACGGGCGTTCTCGCCGACGATCATGCCCTCGTAGACCTCGGTGGTCGGGCCGACGAAGAGGGTGCCGCGCTCCTGCAGGGAGAACGACGCGTACGCCGTCACGACGCCGCTGCGGTCGGAGACCAGCGAGCCGTTCGGGCGGGTGCGCAGCTCGCCGTGCCAGGGCTCGTACTTCTCGAAGACGTGGTGCATCATCCCGGTGCCGCGCGTCTCGGTCAGGAACTCGGTCCGGAAGCCGATGAGGCCGCGGGCGGGAACCAGGTACTCCATGCGGACCCAGCCGGTGCCGTGGTTGATCATCTGCTCGAGGCGGCCCTTGCGCAGCCCGAGCAGCTGGGTGACGACGCCGACGAAGTCCTCGGGGGCGTCGATGGTCAGGCGCTCGACGGGCTCGTGGATCTTGCCGTCGACCTCGCGGGTCACGACCTGCGGCTTGCCGACGGTGAGCTCGAAGCCCTCGCGGCGCATCATCTCGACGAGGATCGCCAGCTGCAGCTCGCCACGGCCCTGGACCTCCCAGGTGTCGGGGCGCTCGGTGTTCGCGACCTTGATCGACACGTTGCCGATGAGCTCGGCGTCGAGCCGGTTCTTGACCAGGCGGGCGGTCAGCAGCTTGCCGGACTTGCCGGCCAGCGGCGACGTGTTGATGCCGATGGTCATCGAGATCGACGGCTGGTCGACCGTGATCAGCGGGAGCGGCTTCGGGTTCTCGGGGTCCGAGAGCGTCTCGCCGATGGTGATGTCGGGGATGCCCGCGATGGCGATGATGTCGCCGGGACGGGCGATGTCGGCCGGGACCCGGTCGAGCGCCTCGGTGATCAGCATCTCGGTGAGCTTGATGTTCTGGATGGTGCCGTCCTGCTTGCACCAGGCCACGACCTGACCGCGCTTCATCTCGCCCGCGAACACCCGGCACAGCGCGAGGCGGCCGAGGTAGGGGGAGGCGTCGA contains these protein-coding regions:
- the typA gene encoding translational GTPase TypA — encoded protein: MPVRSDLRNVAIVAHVDHGKTTLVDAMLWQSGAFRANQDINNRVMDSMDLEREKGITILAKNTAVLHHAPDGSDVIINIIDTPGHADFGGEVERGLEMVDGVVLLVDASEGPLPQTRFVLRKALAKNLPIIVVVNKVDRPDARITEVVEETYELFLDLLEDGETDVLDFPVVYASAKAGRASLNAPENGEMPDSDDLGPLFATILNGVPAPEYEEGAVLQAHVTNLDASPYLGRLALCRVFAGEMKRGQVVAWCKQDGTIQNIKLTEMLITEALDRVPADIARPGDIIAIAGIPDITIGETLSDPENPKPLPLITVDQPSISMTIGINTSPLAGKSGKLLTARLVKNRLDAELIGNVSIKVANTERPDTWEVQGRGELQLAILVEMMRREGFELTVGKPQVVTREVDGKIHEPVERLTIDAPEDFVGVVTQLLGLRKGRLEQMINHGTGWVRMEYLVPARGLIGFRTEFLTETRGTGMMHHVFEKYEPWHGELRTRPNGSLVSDRSGVVTAYASFSLQERGTLFVGPTTEVYEGMIVGENARSDDMDVNITREKKLTNVRSSTGDELERLIPPKNMAMEQALEFCRGDECIEVTPAAVRIRKVVLNAGERSRTRSRAKTNS